Within the Plesiomonas shigelloides genome, the region GTTTGCGGTGGTACCGGCTGCGCAAAAAGTGATCTACAATCCGTTTGACTTCGACAGCATCCGCCAGCACGCCGCCGCGCCTTGTCCACTGGATGGCGAAGATTTCTTGCTGCATGTCGGCCGTTTGCACCCACAAAAACGCCATGACCGATTGCTCGATGCTTATGCCCAAAGTGGTTTATCACAACCGCTGGTGCTACTGGGCAACGGCGGTGACGAGGCCGTGCAGGCCATCAACCAGCAAGCCGAGCAATTAGGTATTCGCGAAAAAGTACGCTATCTGGGCTTTCAAGATAACCCATACCGCTACCTGCGCGCCGCACGCGCCTTAGTGCTAAGTTCCGATTGTGAAGGGTTTGGCAACGTGCTGGTTGAAGCGCTCGCCTGCCAAACGCAAGTGATCAGCTCCCCTTGTCCGGGCGGACCAAAGGAGATTTTAGTCGGTGACTTACAGCGCGGTCTGGCCAGCGACATGTCCGCTGCGGCACTGGCTAACGCGATGCGAGAAATTGTGGCGCATCCGGTAGACTTATCCACGGTAGATCTTAGCCGGTTCACTCGCACACAAGCGTGCGAGCAGTATTTAGCGTGCTAAAGGTACAAAACTGGCGTTGAGTTTTTTCTGATACTCCATAAACAACGGGGAGCATCCGTCTATGCTCCCCCGTTTTTTTACACTATGAATACGCCATGAAGATGGACAAAAATACTGCCGCTATCTTATCTGTTCGTCTGTTGCTCGGTTTGCTGTAATTCCCACGCTACGGCATATTTGAGGTATGAACTCACCGCTTTGGCTTTGGCGATAGAAAAACCATCTAACCCCGCTAAGAAACCGCGCTTAATCACGTATAAACGGATGAACGTCCACACCCCGTGTACCACCGGCTGCCAGCCTTGTACCCGCTTACCGCGCTCCGCCAGCGTACGTCCTTGCCAGTGACCGTATTTGACACAACGGGCAAACATATCCTGATAATCGGCATACGAATAATGGATTACGTGCTGATCAATCTTGCGCGTGTTACGCGCCATAATGCGTGTGTGAGTAAATACCGGTGAAAAATCAGTACGAGTGCGGTTAAAAATACGGCAAATATAATCGGGATATTGACCCGCATATGGCGTTGTCCGTTGCCCAATATAGTTCTTACGGCGGTTTTCTATCGCATCTACACCCAGCGCAGACACATCGGTGCCCTGCAGATAGGCCACGAGATCATCATCTAAACGTTCATCGGCATCCAGATTGATCACCCAATCATGCTGACAAAACGGCAAGCCATGGCTACGCTGTGGCCCATCACCGAGAAACGGCACGCTGGTCACCACGGTCGCACCAGCGGCTCGCGCTAATTCACAGGTGCGGTCCTGACTGCCGGAGTCCACCACCACGATGTCATCACACACCTGCTGCAACGAGGCCAAGCAAGCCTGAATATTTTTTTCTTCGTTAAAGGTGATGACCAATCCGCTGAATTTCATGGTGTTCCTGTCTTTTATTACTTATCTATACTGGCGTATCGTTATGTTATCTCACGTACGTTACGCACACCCACTCGTACCCATGATACGCAGGCACCGGAGGTTGAGGCATAAATCACGCCTTCCCAGTGGCTTATTGTACCTTATAATTGATCACCCTGATATTTTTACCCCGGCCACCAACAACAGGTACTCCATGCTCCGATTTTGCTATTCCTTGCTGCTCTATGTGCTCCAGCCGCTGATTGGATTGCGTCTGTGGTGGCGTGGCCGCCGAGCACCGGCGTACCGCCGTCGCTGGACCGAGCGCTATGCCCTGTACCGAACTCCGGTATCACAACACGGCATTATTTTGCATTCGGTATCGGTCGGCGAAACACTGGCCGCAGTCCCTTTAGTTCGAGCGCTGCAGCAGCGTTACCCACAATTGCCGATCACAGTCACCACCATGACGCCGACCGGCTCAGAGCGCGCCCGCGCAGCATTCGGTGACAGCGTGCAGCACCTGTATCTGCCGTATGATTTACCGGATGCCATGCGCCGTTTTTATCGTCATCTACAACCTAAATTAGTCGTCGTGATGGAAACCGAGCTGTGGCCAAATATGATTTGGCATGCCCACCGACGCGGGATCCCGTTAGTGATTGCCAATGCACGGCTGTCTGCACGTTCGGCCCGCGGT harbors:
- a CDS encoding glycosyltransferase, encoding MSQNILFIIDGLPGGGAERVVLTLAEGMLAQGHKVTLISLRDVCHYSLPVGLNYQVVADQARGPLRKLGELRRRAKQLDHAITQLQADLGVFDRVFSNLPKTDRIVSLCHSLQPQQLWFCIHSMLSLSYLAHKQGFAHWWKRWRMARTYQHKQLIAVSQAVLDDLCQEFAVVPAAQKVIYNPFDFDSIRQHAAAPCPLDGEDFLLHVGRLHPQKRHDRLLDAYAQSGLSQPLVLLGNGGDEAVQAINQQAEQLGIREKVRYLGFQDNPYRYLRAARALVLSSDCEGFGNVLVEALACQTQVISSPCPGGPKEILVGDLQRGLASDMSAAALANAMREIVAHPVDLSTVDLSRFTRTQACEQYLAC
- a CDS encoding glycosyltransferase family 2 protein, with the translated sequence MKFSGLVITFNEEKNIQACLASLQQVCDDIVVVDSGSQDRTCELARAAGATVVTSVPFLGDGPQRSHGLPFCQHDWVINLDADERLDDDLVAYLQGTDVSALGVDAIENRRKNYIGQRTTPYAGQYPDYICRIFNRTRTDFSPVFTHTRIMARNTRKIDQHVIHYSYADYQDMFARCVKYGHWQGRTLAERGKRVQGWQPVVHGVWTFIRLYVIKRGFLAGLDGFSIAKAKAVSSYLKYAVAWELQQTEQQTNR